Genomic DNA from Desulfuromonas versatilis:
CCGCAGGTAAGGGTGCTCGCTGGTCATGTGCCAGCCGAGCTCATTTTTCTCCCAGCGGTTGATCCAGAACTGCTTGTCCATCCATCCTCGCTTGATTTCGGTTGTTTCGATCCAACCCCGACCGCTGTTCCTGGCGGCCGCGGCGATTTTCCCATGAGCTGATCCCCGGTACTTTGCCGGAATTTGTTCTGCGTGCCACGACCGGATGGGCAAAGCTGGCATCATTCATGCTCTGAATCGCTTAACCTGCCCCTGTGCGTCATATTCTACAGAGCTTGTCACCCAGCGAGGCCACCTTGGAACGCTTTATCGCCAGACAGCCGATTTTCGACCGCAAGCAGAAGATTTTCGGCTACGAACTGCTGTTTCGCAGCGGTCTGGAAAATTACTTCGACTGCCCCGACTTCGACGAAGCCTCCTCGCGGGTGATCGCCGACAGTTTCCTGCTGTTCAGCATCGACGAGATGACCGACGGCACCCGCGCCTTCATCAATATGACCCGCAACATCCTGGTCAAGGACTACACCACCGTGCTGCCGCGCCAGACGGTGGTCGCCGAAATCCTGGAGACCATCGACCCGGATGAGGACCTGATCGGCGCCTGTCGCCGGCTCAAGAACGCCGGGTTCACCGTCGCCCTCGACGACTTCGTCTACCGGCGCGCCTACGAGCCGGTTTTCGAGTACGTCGACATCATCAAGGTCGATTTTCTCGCAACCCCTCTGCCGCGCTGCGGGGAACTCGCCGAGGCCCTGGCCCCCCGCGGGATCAAGCTGGTGGCCGAGAAAGTCGAAACCCAGGAGGTCTTCCAACAGGCGCTGGGGATGGGGTACGACTACTTCCAGGGGTATTTCTTCAGCAGGCCGGTCATCGTCTCACGCCGGGACATCCCGGCGAGCAAGCTCCATTACCTGCGCATCCTGCGCGAGATCAACTCGCCAGAAATGGACTTCCGCCAGCTCGAGCAGACCATCCACGGCGAGGTTTCCGTCTCCTACAAGCTGCTGAAATACATCAATTCGGCGGCCTTCGGGCTGCGCCGCCGGGTCACCTCCATCGGCCAGGCCCTGGCGCTGCTGGGGGAGAACGAGATCCGCAAGTGGGCCTCCCTGCTCGCCCTGACCAACCTGGCCCTCGACAAACCGGACGCCCTGGTGGCCTGCGCTCAGGTGCGGGCCAAACTGTGCGAGCTGCTCGCCCCCGCCGCCGGGCTCCAGGCGCGCACCGCCGAATGTTTCCTGATGGGCCTGTTTTCCCTGCTCGATGCCATCCTCGACCGGCCGATGCCGCAGATTCTCGCCGAGATCCCCATGGAGGAGGACATCCGCCGGGCCCTGCTCGGCGAATCCAACCCGCTGCGTCAGCTCCTTGACCTGGTCGTCTCCATCGAGCGGGGGGATTGGGCTCTCATGGAGGAGCTGGCCACAGGCCTGGGGCTGGCGAAAACCCCGCTCCAGGAGTGCTTCATGACGGCCATCCGCTGGGTCCGTCAGACCTCGAGGATCTGAGTTCTCCCCGCCGGCCTTTGACCCAGGCCCCAACCCTGCCATAATATGTGCTGTAGAGCCGCACAACGGCAGAGGGGAGAAGCCGGCAATGCCCGAGGATATTTTTCAACAGGAGCTGAATCGCCTGCGCCTTGAGCCGTTGAACCAGGTCGCCGCGCTCAAGCTCAAGCAGGCGGGGATCGCCGACCACCCGGCGGTTCTGCCCGTTTTCCGCCTCATGGAATGGGGGCTGGCGACCGGCAGCACCCTGGCCCAGGTGCGCACCGCCCGCGAGTTGCTGCGCCTGCGCCACCAGCGCGACCAGCGCAGCGCCCTCGACTACCTGCTGGCCAACATCCCCGGGGGGCTGCCCGATCTGCACCGGCGCCTGCTGCGACTGCCTCCCCGGAGCGCCGCCCAGACCCTGCTCGATCTGCTCGATCTGCGCCTGAAGGCGGACCCGAAAAATCCCTACCCGGCGGGCTAGGACCTCGGAGGCGGCTCTGAAAAACCCCCTTAAAGGAACAGCAGCAGGCTCAGCGCCATCACCACCATTCCGCCGATCAGCCCGTAGAGCGAAAAGTGATGCTTGCCGTACTCACGGGCGGCGGGCAGCAGTTCGTCGAGGGAGATAAAGACCATGATCCCCGCCACCCCGGCGAACAGCACCCCGAAAAGCACGTCGGTCATGAAGGGGAAGAGCAGGAAATAGCCGACCAGGGCGCCCAAGGGTTCGGCGAAACCGGAGGCGAAGGAGAGCAGAAACGCCCGACGGCGGCTGCCGGTGGCGTAGTAAACCGGGATGGATACCGCGATCCCCTCTGGAATGTTGTGGATGGCGATGGCTACCGCGATGGGCAACCCGAGCTGGGGGTCCTTCATGGCGACGGTGAAGGTGGCCAGCCCCTCGGGGAAGTTGTGAATGGCGATGGCCAGCGCCGAGAACACCCCCATGCGCAGCAGCCGGGGGTCGAAGTGCTCCTGGCGACCGTTCTGCAGCTCTTCGATGCGGTGCATTTCATGGGGGTTTTCGTAGCTCGGTACCAGCTTGTCGATCAGGCCGATCAGCAGCATACCGCCGAAAAAGGCCAGGACCGTGCCCCAGGAGCCCATGCGCAGCCCGACCTCGTGCGACATGGCATCACGAGCCTTGGCGAAGATCTCGACAAAGGAGACGTAGATCATGACCCCGGCCGAAAAACCGAGGGCGACGGCCAGCAGCCGGGTATTGGTGCGCTTGGCGAAAAAGGCCGCCGCGCTCCCCACCCCGGTGGCCAGGCCGGCGAACAGGGTCAGGCCGAAGGCCCAGAGCAAGTTCCCCTCGAACATTCCCTCCACTCCTGAAAGAGATACCGCAAGGCAATCCGGGTCAATATAGCATGGATTGCCGGCGATAAAAGCCCTTAACTTGAACTGCAGGACCCAGAGGTGACATATCCATGAGAAAACCAGGCGGCATCTTTGCCCTCGCCCTGTTGCTGCTGTTGGCGATCCTCGGCTGCGACAGGACCCCTCCCCTGTCTCCCCTGGCCCCGGAAGCGGTGGTGCTGGCCTTCGGCGACAGCCTGACTTTTGGCACCGGGGCACCGCGGGGCCAGGCCTACCCCGACGTGCTCCAGCAGCTGCTCGCTCACCGGGTGGTCAATGCCGGGGTTCCCGGGGAGGTATCGACCGAAGGGCTGAAGCGCCTGCCTACCATCCTCGCCGAGTATCGGCCCGCCCTGCTTATTCTCTGCCACGGCGGCAACGACCTGCTGCGCCGCCACGATCTCGCAGGGATCGAGGCGAACCTGCGCGCCATGATCGAACTGGCCCGGGCCGATGGCATCGAGGTGGTGCTGCTGGGGGTTCCCCAGCCGGGACTTTTGGTGCGGCCGCCCGATTTTTACCAGCGGATCGCCGCCGAGTATCGACTGCCCTACGATGGCGAGATCCTGCACCAGCTGCTCACCGACCGGGCCTTGAAAAGCGACACCATCCACCCCAACGCCGAGGGTTACCGCAAGCTTGCCGCGGCCCTGCATGAACTCATCGAAAATGCCCAGGGGGGTTGATCGCTCCGCCCGGCTCAGCGCGGGGTCAGCACCAGGTCGAAGGTGGCCGCCGCCGTTCCGGGGGCGGGGTAGTGCTGGGTGACCAGCGGCCTGAATCCCTCGGCCCGCACCAGCATGTGAATGTGGGGAGGCCGCCCGCCGTAGGCGGGAGGGAAATCGCTTTCGAAACGATAGCTGCCTGCGGCGTCGGCATAGATGGTTGCCCGGTGTCCGTCGTCGTAGCGCCCGGCCGGACCCGCCAGCCAGAGCTCGATCTGCGCTCCGGGAACCGGGGCACAGTCCAGCGCCGAGCGGACGCTGCCGCCCAGCAGGTAGCCCGAACCGACCCTGGCGCGCAGCGGCGCCCCGGGTTCGTAGAAAGGCCCCAGGGCATCGGGCCGGGTCGGCTCGCAGCGCACCGGCTCTTCCGCTGCCGGGCTGCCGGCAGCCAGGAGCAGCAGCAAAATGGGCGCTAGCAGATTTCGCATCCTGATCTCCATGAGATCACTATACCACCGCGCCGGCAGCCCGCCAGGTCAGGAATAGACCGGGTTCTCCTGCTCGGCAACGCGGATGAAGGTGGTGCGCTTGGTCAGCTCGCGCAGCGCCCCCGCCCCGACGTAGGTGCAGGCCGAACGCAATCCGCCGAGGATGTCCTTGACCGACTCCTCGATCGGCCCGCGATAAGGCACCTCCACCGTCTTCCCCTCCGAGGAGCGGTATTCCGCCACCCCCCCGGCATGCTTTTCCATGGCCGTGGAGGAGCTCATGCCGTAGAACAGCTTGTACTGCTGCCCACCGCGCTCCACCAGCTGCCCGCCGCTCTCGTCGTGACCGGCGAACATCCCGCCGAGCATGACGAAATCGGCCCCGCCGCCGAAGGCCTTGGCCACGTCCCCGGCGCAGACGCAGCCGCCGTCGGAGATGATCCGCCCCCCCAGGCCG
This window encodes:
- a CDS encoding intradiol ring-cleavage dioxygenase, with translation MRNLLAPILLLLLAAGSPAAEEPVRCEPTRPDALGPFYEPGAPLRARVGSGYLLGGSVRSALDCAPVPGAQIELWLAGPAGRYDDGHRATIYADAAGSYRFESDFPPAYGGRPPHIHMLVRAEGFRPLVTQHYPAPGTAAATFDLVLTPR
- a CDS encoding arylesterase; amino-acid sequence: MRKPGGIFALALLLLLAILGCDRTPPLSPLAPEAVVLAFGDSLTFGTGAPRGQAYPDVLQQLLAHRVVNAGVPGEVSTEGLKRLPTILAEYRPALLILCHGGNDLLRRHDLAGIEANLRAMIELARADGIEVVLLGVPQPGLLVRPPDFYQRIAAEYRLPYDGEILHQLLTDRALKSDTIHPNAEGYRKLAAALHELIENAQGG
- a CDS encoding EAL and HDOD domain-containing protein, coding for MERFIARQPIFDRKQKIFGYELLFRSGLENYFDCPDFDEASSRVIADSFLLFSIDEMTDGTRAFINMTRNILVKDYTTVLPRQTVVAEILETIDPDEDLIGACRRLKNAGFTVALDDFVYRRAYEPVFEYVDIIKVDFLATPLPRCGELAEALAPRGIKLVAEKVETQEVFQQALGMGYDYFQGYFFSRPVIVSRRDIPASKLHYLRILREINSPEMDFRQLEQTIHGEVSVSYKLLKYINSAAFGLRRRVTSIGQALALLGENEIRKWASLLALTNLALDKPDALVACAQVRAKLCELLAPAAGLQARTAECFLMGLFSLLDAILDRPMPQILAEIPMEEDIRRALLGESNPLRQLLDLVVSIERGDWALMEELATGLGLAKTPLQECFMTAIRWVRQTSRI
- the zupT gene encoding zinc transporter ZupT, with translation MFEGNLLWAFGLTLFAGLATGVGSAAAFFAKRTNTRLLAVALGFSAGVMIYVSFVEIFAKARDAMSHEVGLRMGSWGTVLAFFGGMLLIGLIDKLVPSYENPHEMHRIEELQNGRQEHFDPRLLRMGVFSALAIAIHNFPEGLATFTVAMKDPQLGLPIAVAIAIHNIPEGIAVSIPVYYATGSRRRAFLLSFASGFAEPLGALVGYFLLFPFMTDVLFGVLFAGVAGIMVFISLDELLPAAREYGKHHFSLYGLIGGMVVMALSLLLFL